In Streptomyces sp. NBC_00483, a single window of DNA contains:
- the kdpB gene encoding potassium-transporting ATPase subunit KdpB, whose product MSTATPTRAPHQDVPTGHKPGGGKVGGGLFDPKQLLKSLPDACRKLHPRVMVKSPVMFVVLVGSVLTTGFSFKDPSDWFGWAISAWLWLTVIFANLAEAVAEGRGKAQADTLRKAKTDTVARRLVGEREEQVAGTQLTIGDLVVCEAGDIIPGDGDVVEGVASVDESAITGESAPVIRESGGDRCAVTGGTKVLSDRIVIKITTKPGETFIDRMINLVEGAARQKTPNEIALNILLASLTIVFLLAVATLPPFANYAGKHLSMVVLVALLVCLIPTTIGALLSAIGIAGMDRLVQRNVLAMSGRAVEAAGDVSTLLLDKTGTITLGNRQAAEFVPVRGTTEAELADAAQLSSLSDETPEGRSIVVLAKEKYGLRERHQGELTGAEWIEFTAQTRMSGVDVDGRKIRKGAAGSVITWVKEQGGEVAPDARELTDRISEAGGTPLLVAAEDTEGARVLGAIRLKDVVKDGMRERFTELRRMGIKTVMITGDNPLTAKAIAEEAGVDDFLAEATPEDKMALIKREQAGGKLVAMTGDGTNDAPALAQADVGVAMNTGTSAAKEAGNMVDLDSNPTKLIEIVEIGKQLLITRGALTTFSIANDVAKYFAIIPALFAAVYPGLDKLNIMGLSSPDSAILSAVIFNAIIIIALVPLALKGVQYRPVSADRLLRRNLGIYGLGGLVAPFIGIKIIDLLISLIPGL is encoded by the coding sequence ATGTCCACTGCCACACCCACCAGGGCGCCCCACCAGGACGTGCCCACTGGGCACAAGCCCGGCGGCGGCAAGGTCGGCGGGGGCCTGTTCGACCCCAAGCAGCTGCTGAAGTCGCTGCCCGACGCCTGCCGCAAGCTCCACCCGCGGGTCATGGTCAAGTCGCCCGTGATGTTCGTGGTGCTGGTCGGCTCGGTCCTGACGACGGGGTTCTCCTTCAAGGACCCGTCGGACTGGTTCGGCTGGGCGATCAGCGCCTGGCTGTGGCTGACGGTGATCTTCGCGAACCTGGCGGAGGCCGTCGCCGAGGGCCGCGGCAAGGCGCAGGCCGACACACTGCGCAAGGCGAAGACCGACACCGTGGCGCGGCGTCTGGTGGGGGAGCGCGAGGAGCAGGTCGCCGGCACCCAGCTGACGATCGGTGACCTCGTCGTCTGCGAGGCCGGTGACATCATTCCCGGCGACGGTGACGTCGTCGAGGGCGTGGCCTCCGTCGACGAATCCGCCATCACCGGCGAATCCGCCCCCGTCATCCGCGAGTCCGGCGGCGACCGGTGCGCGGTCACCGGCGGTACGAAGGTGCTCTCCGACCGCATCGTCATAAAGATCACGACGAAGCCCGGCGAGACGTTCATCGACCGCATGATCAACCTGGTCGAGGGCGCCGCCCGGCAGAAGACGCCCAACGAGATCGCCCTCAACATCCTGCTCGCGTCCCTCACCATCGTCTTCCTGCTCGCGGTGGCCACACTGCCGCCGTTCGCGAACTACGCGGGCAAACACCTCAGCATGGTCGTCCTGGTGGCCCTGTTGGTGTGTCTGATCCCGACCACCATCGGCGCGCTGCTCTCCGCGATCGGCATCGCGGGCATGGACCGGCTCGTGCAGCGCAACGTACTCGCCATGTCCGGAAGGGCAGTTGAGGCCGCGGGCGACGTGTCCACGCTGCTGCTCGACAAGACCGGCACCATCACCCTCGGCAACCGCCAGGCCGCCGAGTTCGTGCCGGTGCGCGGCACCACGGAGGCCGAGCTCGCCGACGCCGCGCAGCTCTCGTCACTGTCCGACGAGACACCCGAGGGCCGCTCGATCGTGGTCCTCGCCAAGGAGAAGTACGGGCTGCGCGAGCGCCACCAGGGCGAACTGACGGGCGCCGAGTGGATCGAGTTCACCGCCCAGACACGCATGTCGGGTGTGGACGTCGACGGGCGCAAGATCCGCAAGGGGGCGGCCGGTTCGGTCATCACCTGGGTCAAGGAGCAGGGCGGTGAAGTGGCCCCGGACGCGCGCGAGTTGACCGACCGGATCTCCGAGGCGGGCGGCACGCCGCTGCTCGTCGCGGCCGAGGACACCGAGGGTGCCCGCGTCCTCGGTGCCATCCGCCTCAAGGACGTCGTCAAGGACGGCATGCGCGAGCGGTTCACCGAGCTGCGCCGCATGGGCATCAAGACCGTGATGATCACAGGTGACAACCCGCTGACCGCCAAGGCGATCGCCGAGGAGGCAGGCGTCGACGACTTCCTCGCGGAGGCCACGCCCGAGGACAAGATGGCCCTCATCAAGCGGGAGCAGGCGGGCGGCAAGCTCGTCGCGATGACCGGCGACGGCACCAACGACGCGCCCGCCCTCGCGCAGGCGGATGTGGGTGTCGCGATGAACACCGGTACATCGGCCGCGAAGGAGGCCGGCAACATGGTCGACCTCGACTCGAACCCGACCAAGCTCATCGAGATCGTCGAGATCGGCAAGCAACTCCTCATCACCCGGGGCGCGTTGACGACCTTCTCGATCGCCAACGACGTCGCGAAGTACTTCGCGATCATCCCGGCGCTGTTCGCGGCGGTCTACCCCGGCCTCGACAAGCTCAACATCATGGGCCTGTCCAGCCCCGACTCCGCGATCCTCTCCGCGGTCATCTTCAACGCGATCATCATCATCGCGCTGGTCCCCCTCGCCCTCAAGGGCGTCCAGTACCGGCCGGTGAGCGCGGACAGGCTGCTCCGCCGCAACCTCGGGATCTACGGCCTGGGCGGCCTCGTCGCCCCCTTCATCGGCATCAAAATCATCGACCTCCTCATCTCCCTCATCCCCGGGCTGTGA
- a CDS encoding potassium-transporting ATPase subunit C, with product MNNSLGNTVRLLWAGLRALIVLTVVCGVLYPLAVTGVAQVAFHGKANGSEITSEGKVVGSSLIGQTYLTKDGKPDLAWFQPRPSNGLGENSVNTQHKLILSGATNLSGDNKELIKQVESAKAAVIKDNSTTTHKVKASDIPADAVASSGSGLDPAISPEYADLQVHRIAERNHLSVARVQKLVDAHKDGRALGFMGEPRVNVLELNVALKQLTSKS from the coding sequence ATGAACAACTCCCTAGGAAACACGGTCCGGTTGCTGTGGGCGGGGCTGCGCGCCCTGATCGTCCTGACCGTGGTGTGCGGCGTGCTCTACCCGCTCGCGGTCACCGGCGTCGCGCAGGTGGCCTTCCACGGCAAGGCCAACGGATCCGAGATCACCTCCGAGGGCAAGGTCGTCGGCTCCTCCCTCATAGGCCAGACCTACCTCACCAAGGACGGCAAGCCGGACCTCGCGTGGTTCCAGCCGCGGCCCTCCAACGGTCTCGGCGAGAACAGCGTCAACACCCAGCACAAGCTGATCCTCTCCGGCGCCACCAACCTCTCCGGTGACAACAAGGAGCTGATCAAGCAGGTCGAGTCCGCCAAGGCCGCCGTCATCAAGGACAACTCCACGACGACGCACAAGGTGAAGGCCTCCGACATCCCGGCCGACGCCGTCGCCTCCTCCGGCTCGGGCCTCGACCCGGCCATCTCCCCCGAATACGCCGACCTCCAGGTCCACCGGATCGCGGAGCGAAACCACCTCTCCGTCGCGCGGGTCCAGAAGCTCGTCGACGCGCACAAGGACGGCCGGGCCCTCGGCTTCATGGGCGAGCCGCGGGTCAACGTCCTCGAACTCAACGTCGCACTGAAGCAGTTGACGTCGAAGAGCTGA
- a CDS encoding TetR/AcrR family transcriptional regulator: MPKQVDYEDRRRRIAEAVCALIASSGMEAVSLRDVAAQAQVSMGAVQRCFRTKQDMLLFALEHITEHVSARANQRIGATSTPEAASTLLSHTVAELALLDEESTTLAHVWLAFVAQAPASEKLSAVLHETYAKLHDLVVWLIRYGQDTQEVRQHLDPDLEARTLLALADGLTVHVVAGHHTSAAALAILQHHIVGLLEAPPARG, encoded by the coding sequence GTGCCCAAGCAGGTCGACTACGAGGACCGGCGCCGACGCATCGCCGAGGCGGTCTGCGCCTTGATCGCATCCTCCGGAATGGAGGCCGTCAGCCTTCGCGACGTCGCCGCCCAGGCCCAGGTGTCCATGGGTGCTGTCCAGCGCTGCTTCCGCACCAAGCAGGACATGCTGCTGTTCGCCCTGGAACACATCACCGAACATGTCAGCGCACGCGCCAACCAGCGCATCGGCGCCACCTCCACGCCCGAGGCCGCTTCGACCCTGCTCTCCCACACCGTGGCCGAACTCGCCCTGCTGGATGAGGAATCGACGACCCTCGCGCACGTCTGGCTGGCCTTCGTCGCCCAGGCCCCAGCCAGCGAGAAACTGAGCGCGGTGCTCCACGAGACCTACGCCAAACTCCACGACCTCGTCGTGTGGCTCATCCGCTACGGCCAGGACACCCAGGAAGTCCGTCAGCACCTCGACCCGGACCTTGAGGCGCGAACGCTCCTCGCCCTGGCCGACGGCCTCACGGTCCACGTCGTGGCGGGCCATCACACCTCGGCTGCGGCGCTGGCCATCCTCCAACACCACATCGTCGGCTTGCTGGAAGCGCCACCCGCCCGCGGCTGA
- the kdpA gene encoding potassium-transporting ATPase subunit KdpA, with product MSPVLAGVLQFLALCVALALAYRPLGDYMARVYSSEKHLRVEKWIYKGIGANPDAEMRWTAYLRGVLAFSAVSVLFLYLLQRVQGSLPGSLGFTSIDPDQAFNTAASFVANTNWQSYYGEQAMGHVVQTGGLAVQNFVSAAVGIAVAVALVRGFARSHTGELGNFWSDLVRGTVRILIPISVVGALALVACGAIQNFSGIHSVGQFMGGSQQWNGGAVASQEVIKELGTNGGGYFNANSAHPFENPNGFSNLFEVFLILVIPFALTRTFGKMVGSVKQGYAILATMATIWVGFTALMMWTEFAHHGPAFDLAGGAMEGKETRFGIGGSAIFSVATTLTSTGAVNSFHSSNTGLGGGLNLLGMQLGEIAPGGTGSGLYGMLIMAIIAVFIAGLMVGRTPEYLGKKIGTREIKFAACYILITPALVLVFTSLSMALPTPPNSMLNPGAHGFSEILYAFTSGANNNGSAFAGLSADTNWFNTMIGLAMLLGRFLPMVFVLALAGSLAEQRPIPATAGTLRTNKPLFTGLLVGTLLIITGLTYFPALALGPLAEGLAS from the coding sequence ATGAGCCCCGTACTTGCCGGTGTGCTTCAGTTCCTCGCCCTCTGCGTCGCGCTGGCGCTGGCCTACCGTCCCCTCGGCGACTACATGGCCCGGGTCTACTCCTCCGAGAAGCACCTGCGGGTGGAGAAGTGGATCTACAAGGGCATCGGCGCCAACCCGGATGCCGAGATGCGCTGGACCGCCTACCTGCGCGGCGTCCTCGCCTTCTCGGCGGTGAGCGTCCTGTTCCTCTACCTGCTTCAGCGGGTCCAGGGCTCGCTGCCCGGCTCGCTCGGCTTCACGTCGATCGACCCGGACCAGGCCTTCAACACGGCCGCGTCCTTCGTCGCCAACACCAACTGGCAGTCGTACTACGGCGAACAGGCCATGGGCCACGTCGTACAGACCGGCGGCCTCGCGGTACAGAACTTCGTCTCGGCGGCCGTGGGGATCGCCGTGGCGGTCGCGCTCGTGCGCGGCTTCGCCCGCTCCCACACCGGTGAGCTGGGCAACTTCTGGTCCGACCTGGTCCGCGGCACCGTCCGCATCCTGATCCCGATCTCCGTCGTCGGCGCGCTCGCGCTCGTCGCCTGCGGCGCCATCCAGAACTTCTCCGGCATCCACTCGGTCGGCCAGTTCATGGGCGGCTCGCAGCAGTGGAACGGCGGCGCGGTCGCCTCCCAGGAGGTCATCAAGGAGCTGGGCACGAACGGTGGCGGCTACTTCAACGCCAACTCGGCCCACCCCTTCGAGAACCCCAACGGCTTCTCGAACCTCTTCGAGGTCTTCCTGATCCTCGTCATCCCGTTCGCGCTGACCCGCACGTTCGGCAAGATGGTCGGCTCGGTCAAGCAGGGCTACGCGATTCTCGCCACGATGGCGACGATCTGGGTCGGCTTCACCGCGCTGATGATGTGGACCGAGTTCGCCCACCACGGCCCCGCGTTCGACCTGGCGGGCGGCGCGATGGAGGGCAAGGAGACCCGCTTCGGCATCGGCGGCTCGGCGATCTTCTCGGTCGCCACGACGCTCACCTCGACCGGCGCGGTGAACTCCTTCCACTCCTCCAACACCGGTCTCGGCGGCGGCCTCAACCTGCTGGGCATGCAGCTCGGCGAGATCGCGCCCGGCGGCACCGGATCCGGCCTCTACGGCATGCTGATCATGGCGATCATCGCGGTGTTCATCGCCGGCCTGATGGTGGGCCGCACGCCCGAGTACCTCGGCAAGAAGATCGGCACCCGTGAGATCAAGTTCGCGGCCTGCTACATCCTCATCACGCCGGCCCTCGTCCTCGTCTTCACGTCCCTGTCGATGGCCCTGCCGACCCCGCCGAACTCCATGCTGAATCCCGGCGCGCACGGCTTCTCCGAGATCCTGTACGCGTTCACGTCCGGCGCCAACAACAACGGCTCCGCCTTCGCGGGGCTGAGCGCCGACACGAACTGGTTCAACACCATGATCGGTCTGGCGATGCTGCTCGGCCGCTTCCTGCCGATGGTGTTCGTGCTCGCGCTCGCCGGCTCGCTGGCCGAGCAGCGGCCGATCCCGGCCACGGCGGGCACGCTGCGTACCAACAAGCCTTTGTTCACCGGCCTGTTGGTGGGCACGCTCCTGATCATCACCGGTCTGACGTACTTCCCGGCGCTCGCGCTCGGCCCGCTCGCGGAAGGGCTCGCGTCATGA
- the kdpF gene encoding K(+)-transporting ATPase subunit F: protein MTAENIVGLVVAVALLGYLVLALIYPERF from the coding sequence GTGACCGCCGAGAACATCGTCGGCCTCGTCGTGGCCGTCGCCCTGCTGGGCTATCTCGTCCTCGCCCTCATCTACCCGGAGAGGTTCTGA
- a CDS encoding APC family permease, with protein MSASQIAEYGAAPSEEEPPDARDAAGEKHRLTAVTGLAALSLDAMASVAYGPEAIVLVLAAAGAHGLGFTLPVTLAIAALLAVLVASYRQVIAAFPDGGGSYAVAKKHLGARTSLVAAASLVLDYVLNVAVAVTAGVAALTSAFPELYGDRLAICLAVLVLITAVNLRGIVDSARAFIVPTAVFVVSILVLIAVGLFRSAPVSTAAATGHTSVLADNATTVGALLLLKAFASGCSALTGVEAIANAVPQFRAPRARRAQHAEVALGAVLGVMLIGLSVLISRFHLQPVEGVTVLAQLADASLGHNWAFYVVQFATMILLALSANTSFGGLPVLLKLLARDNYLPHVFALKADRQVHRHGVLTLAGISAALLVFSGGDTNTLVPLFAIGVFVGFTIAQVGMVIHWHGVPGSLGKKLLNGLGALLTGVSAIVVTATKFHDGAWLIVIALPLLVLAFQAVHRAYDRIGERLGLGRIPECPTHARSLVIVPVSGISRLTSEALTAANSLGDEVRAVTVCHTDPEDRAQTEALTRDWALWNPGVDLIHIPSERRTLGKPVAAYVREAAEPGTRVTVLIPEAEPGRAWQRILQNQRGAVVAHAVRRDTDAVICRLRFRLS; from the coding sequence ATGTCCGCTTCCCAGATCGCCGAGTACGGCGCGGCCCCGTCCGAGGAGGAACCGCCGGACGCGCGCGACGCCGCCGGCGAAAAGCACCGGCTCACCGCGGTGACCGGCCTCGCCGCGCTCTCGCTCGACGCCATGGCCTCGGTCGCGTACGGCCCGGAAGCGATCGTCCTGGTCCTGGCCGCCGCCGGCGCCCACGGCCTGGGCTTCACCCTGCCGGTCACTCTCGCGATCGCCGCGCTCCTTGCCGTACTGGTCGCCTCCTACCGGCAGGTCATCGCCGCGTTCCCGGATGGTGGCGGTTCCTACGCCGTGGCGAAGAAGCACCTCGGGGCACGGACGAGCCTCGTCGCCGCCGCGTCCCTCGTCCTTGACTACGTGCTGAATGTCGCCGTCGCGGTCACCGCCGGGGTGGCCGCCCTGACCTCCGCGTTCCCGGAGCTGTACGGCGACCGGCTCGCGATCTGCCTGGCCGTGCTCGTCCTGATCACCGCGGTGAACCTGCGCGGCATCGTCGACTCGGCCCGCGCGTTCATCGTGCCGACAGCCGTGTTCGTCGTGTCGATCCTCGTCCTGATAGCGGTGGGACTCTTCCGTTCCGCACCCGTCTCCACGGCGGCCGCCACCGGCCACACCTCGGTCCTCGCCGACAACGCCACCACCGTCGGCGCGCTGCTCCTGCTGAAGGCGTTCGCGTCCGGCTGCTCGGCACTGACCGGCGTCGAGGCCATCGCGAACGCGGTGCCGCAGTTCCGTGCACCGCGCGCCCGCCGGGCGCAGCACGCCGAGGTGGCGCTCGGCGCGGTGCTCGGTGTGATGCTCATCGGGCTGAGCGTGCTCATCTCCCGCTTCCACCTCCAGCCGGTCGAGGGCGTCACGGTCCTCGCGCAGCTCGCGGACGCCTCACTCGGCCACAACTGGGCTTTCTACGTCGTGCAGTTCGCGACGATGATCCTGCTGGCCCTCTCCGCGAACACGTCGTTCGGTGGACTCCCCGTGCTGCTCAAACTGCTGGCCCGCGACAACTACCTGCCGCACGTGTTCGCCCTCAAGGCCGACCGCCAGGTCCACCGGCACGGCGTCCTCACCCTCGCCGGGATCTCCGCCGCCCTGCTGGTCTTCTCCGGTGGTGACACCAACACACTCGTGCCGCTCTTCGCCATCGGTGTCTTCGTCGGCTTCACCATCGCCCAGGTCGGCATGGTCATCCACTGGCACGGGGTGCCCGGGTCGCTCGGAAAGAAGCTCCTCAACGGGCTCGGGGCGCTGCTCACGGGGGTCTCCGCGATCGTCGTCACCGCCACCAAGTTCCACGACGGCGCCTGGCTCATCGTGATCGCGCTGCCCCTGCTCGTCCTCGCGTTCCAGGCCGTGCACCGCGCCTACGACCGCATCGGCGAGCGCCTCGGCCTCGGCCGGATCCCGGAGTGCCCCACGCACGCACGCTCGCTCGTCATCGTGCCGGTCTCCGGCATCTCCCGGCTCACCAGCGAGGCGCTGACCGCCGCGAACTCGCTGGGCGACGAGGTCCGCGCCGTCACCGTCTGCCACACCGACCCGGAGGACCGCGCGCAGACCGAGGCCCTGACCCGCGACTGGGCGCTGTGGAACCCGGGCGTCGACCTGATCCACATCCCCTCCGAGCGACGCACCCTCGGCAAGCCTGTCGCCGCCTACGTACGCGAGGCGGCCGAACCCGGAACGCGCGTCACCGTCCTCATCCCGGAGGCCGAACCGGGGCGTGCCTGGCAGCGGATCCTGCAGAACCAGCGTGGCGCGGTCGTCGCGCACGCGGTGCGCCGTGACACCGATGCCGTCATCTGCCGGCTGCGGTTCCGGCTCTCGTAG